In Paenibacillus hexagrammi, the following are encoded in one genomic region:
- a CDS encoding ABC transporter ATP-binding protein, with product MIEITNLTKRYGSFTALDSLTMDIGQGTVFGFVGPNGAGKSTTMSILATLLSPTSGIAKVGGYDVTEKPKEVRKLIGYMPDFFGVYDNFKTTEYLDFYGASYGIPRAERLKLIPQLLELVNLTDKADFYVDSLSRGMKQRLCLARCLVHQPELLILDEPASGLDPRARIEMREILKELKLMGKTILISSHILPELAEMVDEIGVIEYGKLIAKGKVADIQNRMKANRVLHIRVLQRQEECAQFLKGQPQVTMVITDEKGVHVHFGGSDEEQAALLAQCLQMSFQIVSFSEAMTNLEDVFLEITKGGGAHDAAQNQYD from the coding sequence ATGATAGAAATCACGAATTTGACCAAAAGATACGGCAGCTTTACCGCTCTGGATTCGTTAACGATGGACATTGGCCAAGGGACAGTGTTTGGTTTTGTAGGACCTAATGGTGCAGGGAAGTCAACAACGATGTCCATTCTGGCAACTCTCCTAAGTCCTACTTCTGGGATCGCTAAGGTGGGAGGTTACGATGTAACGGAAAAGCCAAAGGAAGTGCGGAAGCTGATCGGCTACATGCCCGACTTCTTTGGCGTTTATGATAATTTCAAAACGACGGAGTACCTGGATTTCTATGGAGCGAGCTATGGAATTCCTCGTGCGGAGCGTCTTAAGCTAATCCCGCAGCTTCTCGAGCTTGTTAACCTGACGGATAAAGCGGATTTTTATGTGGATTCATTGTCCCGTGGGATGAAGCAGCGTCTTTGTCTGGCTCGTTGTCTGGTTCATCAGCCTGAACTGCTGATTCTAGATGAGCCTGCATCGGGATTAGATCCAAGAGCGCGCATTGAGATGCGGGAGATTCTGAAAGAGCTGAAGCTGATGGGCAAGACGATCCTCATCTCCTCTCATATTTTGCCGGAGCTCGCCGAAATGGTCGATGAAATTGGTGTGATTGAATATGGCAAGCTGATTGCTAAGGGAAAGGTCGCAGACATCCAAAACCGAATGAAGGCGAACCGTGTTTTACATATTCGCGTTCTACAGCGGCAGGAGGAATGTGCCCAATTTTTGAAGGGACAGCCCCAGGTTACGATGGTGATTACCGATGAAAAAGGAGTTCACGTTCACTTTGGAGGCTCGGATGAAGAGCAGGCGGCTTTGCTGGCACAATGCTTGCAGATGAGCTTTCAGATCGTGTCTTTCAGTGAGGCTATGACGAATCTCGAGGATGTATTTCTGGAAATTACAAAAGGAGGCGGAGCGCACGATGCAGCGCAGAATCAATATGATTAA
- a CDS encoding ABC transporter permease: MQRRINMINPVMEKEFRLRMRTVRSPISILVYLFVLSVLALGFAYINMGQLSGGVLSTRTSSELFYFLSGAQLVLISFMTPGLTAGVISGEREKQTLNILLTTQQSSSTIILSKLFSSLSFMLLTVLASMPLYSIVFLYGGVSPWQLLSVFLFYIFTMIVLGTVGVFFSTMFKKTVISVITTYGFVLFAYGFTALAGLFFAQLSRNGMNEEVLSYFLSVNPMAVLISLMVPEAAGQFFQKHSWLQMWHIFFAAYAIISVLLLWLSIRHLRPITKKK, from the coding sequence ATGCAGCGCAGAATCAATATGATTAATCCGGTCATGGAGAAAGAATTCAGACTTCGCATGCGTACCGTGCGTTCACCGATTTCGATTTTGGTTTATCTGTTTGTTCTTAGTGTTCTGGCGTTAGGTTTTGCTTATATCAACATGGGGCAGTTATCGGGAGGCGTTTTGAGCACGAGAACAAGCAGTGAGCTGTTTTACTTTTTAAGCGGGGCACAGCTTGTACTGATCTCATTTATGACACCGGGACTTACGGCTGGAGTAATTAGCGGCGAGCGGGAGAAGCAGACGCTCAACATTTTGCTTACAACGCAGCAAAGCTCTTCGACGATTATTCTTAGCAAGCTGTTCTCTTCACTGAGCTTTATGCTGTTGACTGTCCTTGCTTCAATGCCATTGTACAGCATCGTGTTCCTATATGGCGGCGTCTCTCCGTGGCAGCTGTTGTCTGTGTTCTTGTTCTATATCTTTACCATGATCGTACTCGGAACGGTAGGCGTATTCTTTTCTACGATGTTCAAAAAGACTGTGATCTCGGTCATTACAACTTATGGATTTGTTTTGTTTGCTTACGGATTTACAGCCTTAGCAGGCTTATTCTTCGCTCAATTGTCACGGAACGGTATGAATGAAGAGGTGCTCTCATATTTTCTGAGCGTAAATCCGATGGCTGTATTGATAAGCTTAATGGTGCCTGAGGCTGCAGGACAATTTTTCCAAAAACATTCTTGGCTGCAAATGTGGCACATTTTCTTTGCGGCATACGCGATTATATCGGTGCTGCTCTTGTGGCTCAGCATTCGTCACTTGCGGCCTATCACGAAGAAGAAATAA
- a CDS encoding coiled-coil domain-containing protein yields the protein MPNLTLRAHLRPVKRRLWMNLGVQYGLTSLSLGLLAACAWMVMARIFPITDYRIWACASCTAFLGMGCIWFYRNRPGDAAAAKWLDRNGLDDRVLTALQSEDQTTVFAVLLREDAEQAVSSFVSKDLKSRLKVRIGAIHWVSASSLLAAFVLMLFIPNQMDTYLANRHKQQEWMEKQSKQVEAWKEDWNKKPSDLLESKEIGEALQILQDKLDHTKLSIEALHEMEQAMKKLDASIAKLEKKQLQSKQWAESWQRTEALRQIGQAFQSRQSDRIRSAVSQAGERIARMTPQQKQQLASELERLASAAAAPTQEEEQQLRTQLKQAAAALRGSGKADAALEELGAALATAGADAEALAQEQSQAAALAAKMAANALPEARELAASGGQPGAAWDAGGLAERLAAGAGAGAQAGGAGAQAGVAGAGAGAQASGAGAGAQAGGAGAGAGAQAGGAGAGAQAGGVGAGTGAQAGGAGAGVGAQAGGAGAGAGAQASGAGAGAGAQAGGAGAGAQAGGVGAGTGAQAGGAGAGVGAQAGGAGAGAGAQASGAGGTQGGFGAGTRGLVSTPRERSGSGSTYVDGGPLSSGGHGSQISAGESAPAMDGASRPYEDVYAEYEAEASQSMNRSDLPQQVQSLVRDYFWRYSHNDNSLENG from the coding sequence ATGCCAAATTTAACACTTCGGGCTCACTTGCGTCCTGTGAAACGTAGATTATGGATGAACTTGGGCGTTCAATATGGACTCACAAGTCTAAGTTTAGGTTTGTTGGCTGCATGCGCGTGGATGGTCATGGCTCGTATCTTCCCCATTACGGATTACCGAATATGGGCTTGTGCGAGCTGTACTGCATTTCTCGGGATGGGTTGTATATGGTTTTATCGGAATCGTCCTGGAGATGCTGCAGCTGCGAAATGGCTGGATAGGAACGGCTTGGATGACAGGGTGCTTACGGCGCTCCAAAGCGAAGATCAAACCACCGTTTTCGCGGTGCTGCTTCGTGAGGATGCTGAACAAGCGGTAAGTAGCTTTGTCAGCAAGGATTTAAAGAGCCGCTTGAAAGTGCGAATTGGAGCTATTCATTGGGTTTCGGCGTCGTCGTTATTAGCAGCATTTGTTCTGATGCTCTTTATTCCTAATCAAATGGATACTTACTTGGCCAATCGGCACAAGCAGCAGGAATGGATGGAGAAGCAAAGTAAGCAGGTGGAAGCGTGGAAGGAAGACTGGAATAAAAAACCATCGGATTTATTGGAATCCAAAGAAATAGGAGAAGCTTTGCAGATATTGCAAGATAAGCTTGACCATACGAAGCTTTCAATTGAGGCGCTTCATGAGATGGAGCAGGCGATGAAAAAGCTGGATGCAAGTATCGCTAAGCTCGAGAAGAAGCAGCTGCAGAGTAAGCAGTGGGCTGAATCGTGGCAGCGTACAGAGGCACTGCGACAAATCGGGCAAGCGTTTCAGTCGCGGCAATCCGATCGAATTCGCTCGGCAGTTAGCCAAGCAGGCGAACGGATTGCAAGAATGACACCGCAGCAAAAGCAGCAGCTTGCCAGCGAGCTGGAACGGCTTGCTTCAGCAGCTGCCGCGCCGACGCAGGAAGAGGAGCAGCAGCTGCGCACGCAGCTCAAGCAAGCTGCCGCTGCGCTGCGTGGCAGCGGAAAGGCTGATGCTGCGCTGGAGGAGCTCGGCGCAGCATTAGCCACAGCGGGCGCTGATGCAGAAGCGCTCGCTCAGGAGCAGTCGCAAGCGGCAGCTCTCGCCGCGAAGATGGCCGCCAACGCACTGCCGGAGGCACGCGAGCTCGCGGCAAGCGGCGGTCAGCCTGGCGCTGCCTGGGACGCGGGCGGCTTAGCCGAGCGGCTTGCAGCAGGCGCGGGAGCGGGAGCGCAAGCAGGCGGAGCAGGAGCGCAAGCGGGCGTAGCAGGCGCGGGAGCAGGAGCGCAAGCGAGTGGAGCAGGAGCGGGAGCGCAAGCGGGCGGAGCAGGCGCGGGAGCAGGAGCGCAAGCAGGCGGAGCAGGCGCGGGAGCGCAAGCAGGCGGAGTAGGTGCGGGAACGGGAGCGCAAGCAGGCGGAGCAGGCGCGGGAGTAGGAGCGCAAGCGGGCGGAGCAGGCGCGGGAGCAGGAGCGCAAGCGAGTGGAGCAGGCGCGGGAGCAGGAGCGCAAGCAGGCGGAGCAGGCGCGGGAGCGCAAGCAGGCGGAGTAGGTGCGGGAACGGGAGCGCAAGCAGGCGGAGCAGGCGCGGGAGTAGGAGCGCAAGCGGGCGGAGCAGGCGCGGGAGCAGGAGCGCAAGCGAGTGGAGCAGGCGGGACGCAGGGCGGCTTCGGCGCAGGCACTCGCGGGCTCGTCTCGACGCCGCGGGAGCGGAGCGGTTCGGGCAGCACGTACGTAGATGGGGGCCCATTGAGCAGCGGCGGACATGGAAGCCAAATAAGCGCTGGGGAATCCGCTCCCGCAATGGACGGAGCATCGAGGCCTTACGAGGACGTCTATGCGGAGTATGAAGCAGAAGCATCCCAGTCGATGAATCGTTCCGACTTGCCGCAGCAAGTGCAAAGTTTAGTTCGGGATTATTTTTGGAGATACAGCCACAACGATAACAGTTTGGAAAATGGATAA
- a CDS encoding AAA family ATPase: protein MLESKQQLEDWSRAIAGIREEIGRVIVGQQEVVEQLLWCLLAGGHALLEGIPGLGKTMLVKTVADTVDLSFSRIQFTPDLMPADITGTNVIQFGAQGDNSYRFQKGPLFGHVILADEINRATPKTQSALLEAMQEKTVTVGSETYRLPSPFFVLATQNPLEQEGTYPLPEAQLDRFLLKIAVSYPTKEELKQIVLRTTLAIVEQAEKIIDGALLTDIQTGLKGVVVAEDTLDYAVQLLMCTHPQESESPAMVKQYVRFGSGPRGVQAMIAVSKIRAFLAGRYHVSKQDIAAVAYPALRHRLMLNFEGQAMDISPDSIIGTIIEHLENSR, encoded by the coding sequence ATGCTGGAATCAAAGCAACAGCTTGAGGATTGGAGCAGAGCAATAGCAGGCATACGTGAGGAAATAGGACGAGTGATCGTCGGCCAGCAGGAAGTCGTGGAGCAGCTTCTCTGGTGTTTGCTGGCAGGCGGTCATGCACTGCTTGAAGGAATTCCCGGTTTAGGTAAAACCATGCTCGTCAAAACGGTAGCGGATACGGTTGACCTGAGCTTTTCCAGAATTCAATTTACGCCTGATCTCATGCCTGCCGATATCACCGGAACGAATGTGATTCAATTTGGAGCACAGGGAGATAATTCCTATCGGTTTCAAAAAGGACCGTTGTTCGGCCATGTCATCCTCGCGGATGAAATCAATCGGGCAACACCGAAGACACAGAGTGCTTTGTTGGAAGCGATGCAGGAGAAAACAGTGACGGTTGGTTCAGAGACCTATCGCCTGCCGTCTCCATTTTTTGTGCTGGCTACGCAAAATCCGTTGGAACAGGAAGGGACCTACCCGCTGCCTGAAGCGCAGCTTGACCGATTTTTACTCAAAATCGCAGTCAGTTATCCCACGAAGGAGGAGCTTAAACAAATCGTGCTTCGTACAACCTTGGCGATTGTGGAGCAAGCAGAGAAAATAATAGATGGCGCTCTTCTTACAGACATTCAGACAGGATTAAAGGGAGTAGTCGTTGCCGAGGACACGTTGGATTACGCTGTTCAACTGCTGATGTGTACGCATCCTCAGGAGAGTGAGTCACCGGCGATGGTGAAGCAATATGTCCGCTTTGGTTCAGGTCCGAGAGGCGTGCAGGCTATGATCGCTGTGTCCAAGATCAGGGCGTTCCTGGCCGGCAGATACCACGTTTCCAAGCAGGATATTGCAGCTGTTGCGTACCCTGCGCTGCGTCATCGGCTGATGCTTAACTTTGAAGGACAAGCGATGGATATATCCCCGGATTCTATTATTGGTACCATTATCGAACATTTGGAGAATAGCCGATGA